One part of the Acuticoccus sediminis genome encodes these proteins:
- a CDS encoding M28 family peptidase, whose amino-acid sequence MATVAVIDEVNAANVRRHVETIVTEIPHRAAGSANGKRMAEYSCAAMKEAGVADTRVHELPAIVSFPEHADFAVRSPAQISIQANTLGHSTLTMPEGITGDLVYVGSGAFADYEGKDVRGKIILTELSYSPARHEKQRIAALMGAIGCVMMNWGHPENEAVPFGSVKPVWGNPTPENYDTEMATLPCIGISRAAGLKLKDMCAEGPVRVWLKTHVENGWRPVQITVGEIALDESPEPGDFVLVGGHQDSWPGEAATDNAAGNACMIELARVFNQHRGELRRGLVFGFWTAHETGTMAGSSWFADRNWDKLRDHAVTYFQIDQPACVGTTRWATASNAELKSFHERIEKQLLGGREYYWKRAAKSGDSSFFGLGIPMFHGQGAFTEQELKDTALATLGWWHHSIENKLDKLDWDWMQVHLQVYAAYLWELCTAPVLPFAYRPVADQILARLDELAAAGEPVGLASVAAKAKEFAAATDRLDALAESWRAKFAAGDGDEDAARALNGAFKKLSHMLVTLQSSAKGTYGQDTYGYTPQTTMIPCLYDIPQLGKLPDGEERWMLETKLVRDRNRVADTIADALAVIGDAERTLV is encoded by the coding sequence ATGGCCACGGTCGCGGTGATCGACGAGGTGAATGCAGCGAACGTGCGGCGGCACGTGGAGACGATCGTCACCGAGATACCGCACCGCGCCGCCGGCTCGGCGAACGGCAAGCGCATGGCCGAATACAGCTGCGCCGCGATGAAGGAGGCGGGCGTCGCCGACACCCGCGTCCACGAGCTGCCCGCCATCGTCAGCTTCCCCGAGCATGCCGACTTCGCCGTCAGGTCGCCGGCGCAGATCTCCATCCAGGCCAACACGCTCGGCCACAGCACCCTGACGATGCCCGAGGGGATCACCGGCGACCTCGTCTACGTCGGCTCCGGCGCCTTCGCCGACTACGAAGGCAAGGACGTTCGCGGCAAGATCATCCTGACCGAGCTCTCCTATTCGCCCGCCCGGCACGAGAAGCAGCGCATCGCCGCGCTCATGGGCGCCATCGGCTGCGTCATGATGAACTGGGGCCATCCGGAGAACGAGGCGGTCCCGTTCGGCTCGGTGAAGCCCGTCTGGGGCAACCCGACGCCGGAGAACTACGACACCGAGATGGCGACGCTGCCCTGCATCGGCATCTCGCGCGCCGCCGGGCTGAAGCTGAAGGACATGTGCGCCGAGGGACCGGTGCGCGTATGGCTGAAGACGCACGTCGAGAACGGCTGGCGCCCGGTGCAGATCACCGTCGGCGAGATCGCCCTCGACGAGAGCCCGGAGCCGGGCGACTTCGTCCTCGTCGGCGGCCACCAGGATTCCTGGCCGGGCGAGGCGGCGACCGACAACGCCGCGGGCAACGCGTGCATGATCGAGCTCGCCCGCGTCTTCAACCAGCACCGGGGCGAATTACGCCGCGGCCTCGTCTTCGGCTTCTGGACCGCGCACGAGACCGGCACCATGGCCGGCTCCTCGTGGTTCGCCGACCGCAACTGGGACAAGCTGCGCGACCACGCCGTCACCTACTTCCAGATCGACCAGCCAGCCTGCGTCGGCACCACCCGCTGGGCCACCGCCTCCAACGCGGAGCTGAAGAGCTTCCACGAGCGCATCGAGAAGCAGCTCCTCGGCGGTCGGGAATACTACTGGAAGCGCGCCGCCAAGAGCGGCGATTCCTCCTTCTTCGGCCTCGGCATCCCGATGTTCCACGGCCAGGGCGCGTTCACCGAGCAGGAGCTGAAGGACACCGCCCTCGCCACGCTCGGCTGGTGGCACCACTCCATCGAGAACAAGCTCGACAAGCTCGACTGGGACTGGATGCAGGTCCACCTGCAGGTCTACGCGGCGTACCTCTGGGAGCTGTGCACCGCGCCGGTGCTGCCGTTCGCCTACCGCCCGGTCGCCGACCAGATCCTCGCCCGCCTGGACGAGCTTGCCGCCGCGGGCGAGCCGGTGGGCCTCGCCAGCGTCGCGGCGAAGGCGAAGGAGTTCGCCGCCGCCACCGACCGGCTCGACGCCCTCGCCGAGAGCTGGCGGGCGAAGTTCGCCGCCGGCGACGGCGACGAGGACGCCGCGCGCGCCCTCAACGGCGCGTTCAAGAAGCTCTCGCACATGCTGGTGACGCTCCAGAGCAGCGCCAAGGGCACCTACGGCCAGGACACCTACGGCTACACGCCCCAGACGACGATGATCCCGTGCCTTTACGATATCCCCCAGCTCGGCAAACTGCCCGACGGGGAGGAACGCTGGATGCTGGAGACCAAGCTGGTACGCGACCGCAACCGCGTCGCCGACACGATCGCCGACGCGCTCGCCGTCATCGGCGACGCCGAACGCACGCTGGTCTGA
- a CDS encoding aspartate/glutamate racemase family protein yields the protein MGQPHTILYQLVAPMEVTAGPEEIERRRAFLERYAAAGTAIEVRSVARGTAGIECHYDAALVVPYLLESIEAARTRNSADAVIVGCFSDPGLDAVRERLPVPVVGPGEAAMALAIQLGDRFSVISPGSANPARIRARVRHIGLTERYVSCRGMGLRVPDLASRAPGALERIEATAIACLEDGADVLVLGCMSMAFLGLTDELQARLGVPVVNPVVAGLKTAEAMLSHRITPSRRTWPQPPDKPLLDRATRRQTTTTP from the coding sequence ATGGGCCAGCCGCACACCATCCTCTACCAGCTCGTCGCGCCGATGGAGGTGACGGCGGGGCCCGAGGAGATCGAACGCCGCCGCGCCTTCCTGGAACGCTACGCGGCAGCCGGAACGGCCATCGAGGTGCGCTCGGTCGCGAGGGGCACCGCCGGCATCGAGTGCCACTACGACGCGGCGCTCGTCGTGCCCTACCTCCTCGAGAGCATCGAGGCGGCCCGGACCCGGAACTCGGCCGACGCCGTCATCGTCGGCTGCTTCTCCGATCCCGGCCTCGACGCGGTGCGCGAGCGCCTCCCGGTGCCGGTCGTCGGCCCGGGCGAGGCGGCGATGGCCCTCGCGATCCAGCTCGGCGACCGCTTCTCGGTGATCTCTCCCGGCTCCGCCAATCCGGCCCGCATCCGCGCCCGCGTCCGCCACATCGGCCTCACCGAGCGGTACGTGTCGTGCCGCGGCATGGGGCTGAGGGTGCCGGACCTTGCGAGCCGCGCGCCGGGCGCGCTGGAGCGGATCGAGGCGACCGCCATCGCCTGCCTCGAGGACGGCGCGGACGTCCTCGTCCTCGGCTGCATGAGCATGGCCTTCCTCGGCCTGACCGACGAGCTGCAGGCGCGGCTCGGCGTACCGGTCGTCAATCCCGTCGTCGCCGGCCTCAAGACGGCCGAGGCGATGCTGTCCCACCGCATCACACCAAGCCGCCGGACCTGGCCGCAGCCGCCCGACAAGCCGCTGCTCGACCGCGCGACCCGCAGACAAACCACAACGACACCGTGA
- a CDS encoding ABC transporter substrate-binding protein, translating into MKTSLLRSVALAATLMAALPAGAQAQDKPSEIVWGDTLPKGLDPHVVYDVPMQFILLNNYDGLFRYVGNPPELQPWLAEGYEVSDDALTWTITLKPDVTFHDGSALTADDVVYSFKRLLEMGQGPSGAFKPVLKPDNVTKVDDLTVQFVLDKPYTPFLAALPLVAIVNEDLVKEHEKDGDWGAEWLASNEAGSGAYSIDPSTYRPQENVDMMRFEDHFYGWDDNANPVDIVRAAPVKETSTRVLALIRGDIDATDSYLPTDQVERVEKADGVHVAQDESMRVMLIRMNNQRPPFDNKNFRKCVSHAFNYDGFISIILKDYAIRNAGPIPNNLWGAPADLEPYSYDIEKAKEFCDAARAEGADLDRPMEIQIQSALDQTTQSAQLLQAGFQELGLTLNLVPSTWAQLTTDAASVETTPDMWVHWVSTYFVDPENWIGQMYDSQFHGTWKASSWYQNDKVDELLREARAETDQSKRATLYEEASRIVVEDAADVWIYNTVQLRGLSDKVQGYKFSPVGSGGDIRWISIED; encoded by the coding sequence ATGAAGACATCCCTGTTGAGGAGCGTGGCGCTCGCCGCGACGCTCATGGCGGCCCTGCCGGCGGGAGCGCAGGCACAGGACAAGCCGTCCGAGATCGTCTGGGGCGATACGCTGCCCAAGGGCCTCGACCCCCACGTCGTCTATGACGTGCCGATGCAGTTCATCCTGCTCAACAACTACGACGGCCTGTTCCGCTACGTCGGCAACCCGCCGGAGCTGCAGCCCTGGCTCGCCGAGGGCTACGAGGTCAGCGACGACGCCCTCACCTGGACGATCACGCTCAAGCCGGACGTCACCTTCCATGACGGCAGCGCGCTGACCGCCGACGACGTCGTCTACTCCTTCAAGCGCCTTCTGGAGATGGGCCAGGGTCCGTCCGGCGCGTTCAAGCCGGTGCTGAAGCCCGACAACGTCACCAAGGTCGACGACCTGACGGTGCAGTTCGTGCTCGACAAGCCGTACACGCCATTCCTCGCCGCGCTCCCGCTCGTCGCGATCGTCAACGAAGATCTCGTCAAGGAGCACGAGAAGGACGGCGACTGGGGCGCGGAATGGCTCGCCTCCAACGAGGCCGGCTCGGGCGCCTACTCGATCGACCCCTCCACGTATCGTCCGCAGGAGAACGTGGACATGATGCGCTTCGAGGATCACTTCTACGGCTGGGACGACAACGCGAACCCGGTCGACATCGTGCGCGCCGCGCCGGTGAAGGAGACCTCGACCCGCGTCCTCGCCCTGATCCGCGGCGACATCGACGCCACCGACTCCTACCTGCCGACCGACCAGGTCGAGCGCGTCGAGAAGGCGGACGGCGTCCACGTGGCGCAGGACGAGTCCATGCGCGTCATGCTGATCCGCATGAACAACCAGCGCCCGCCGTTCGACAACAAGAACTTCCGCAAGTGCGTCAGCCACGCCTTCAACTATGATGGCTTCATCTCGATCATCCTGAAGGACTACGCGATCCGCAACGCGGGGCCGATCCCCAACAACCTGTGGGGCGCGCCGGCCGATCTCGAGCCGTACAGCTACGACATCGAGAAGGCGAAGGAGTTCTGCGACGCCGCCCGCGCCGAGGGGGCCGACCTCGACCGGCCGATGGAGATCCAGATCCAGTCGGCGCTCGACCAGACCACGCAGTCCGCGCAGCTCCTGCAGGCGGGCTTCCAGGAGCTCGGCCTGACGCTGAACCTCGTCCCCTCGACCTGGGCGCAGCTCACCACCGACGCCGCCTCCGTCGAGACGACGCCTGACATGTGGGTCCACTGGGTCTCGACCTACTTCGTCGACCCCGAGAACTGGATCGGCCAGATGTACGACAGCCAGTTCCACGGCACCTGGAAGGCCTCGTCCTGGTACCAGAACGACAAGGTGGACGAGCTCCTGCGCGAGGCCCGCGCCGAGACCGACCAGTCCAAGCGCGCCACGCTCTACGAGGAGGCGTCCCGCATCGTCGTGGAGGATGCCGCCGACGTGTGGATCTACAACACCGTCCAGCTCCGCGGCCTCAGCGACAAGGTGCAGGGCTACAAGTTCTCCCCCGTCGGCTCGGGCGGCGACATCCGCTGGATCTCGATCGAGGACTGA
- a CDS encoding ABC transporter permease, which yields MFRFVLRRILLMVPVLFGLLLLTFVMLQMVPGDPAATLAGENATPEQIAEIRQKFGFDDPIVVQFGRYLGQIAQGDFGVSAYSRRPVGDDIVLRLPATLELTLVALGIAAVGGILVGTLAAVWHNSPFDHGVRILSVAGLAVASFWFAIMLQMLFAMELDWLPLRGRLPTGLAAPPDVTGLYLVDSLVAGQFGTFWQALQHLILPAFTLSLGGLATIARFTRSSIIETMQRDFVTYEEAVGYPKRRIILPYVLRNSLVSPVTQIGLLFGQLIAGAVVVESIFDWPGLGSYLVEAIFTSDYKAILAVTLVVGVIYAAVNIVVDLIHGIIDPRVADQM from the coding sequence ATGTTTCGCTTCGTCCTTCGACGCATCCTCCTGATGGTGCCGGTCCTCTTCGGCCTGCTGCTCCTCACCTTCGTGATGCTGCAGATGGTGCCCGGCGACCCCGCCGCGACGCTGGCCGGCGAGAACGCCACGCCGGAGCAGATCGCCGAGATCCGCCAGAAGTTCGGCTTCGACGACCCGATCGTCGTCCAGTTCGGCCGCTACCTGGGGCAGATCGCGCAAGGCGACTTCGGCGTCTCGGCCTACTCGCGCCGGCCGGTCGGGGACGACATCGTGCTGCGCCTTCCGGCCACCCTCGAGCTGACCCTCGTGGCGCTCGGCATCGCCGCCGTCGGCGGCATCCTCGTCGGCACGCTGGCGGCGGTGTGGCACAACTCGCCGTTCGACCACGGGGTGCGCATCCTCTCCGTCGCGGGTCTCGCGGTCGCCTCGTTCTGGTTCGCGATCATGCTGCAGATGCTGTTCGCGATGGAGCTCGACTGGCTGCCGCTGCGCGGCCGCCTTCCCACCGGCCTCGCCGCTCCGCCGGACGTCACCGGCCTCTACCTCGTCGACTCGCTGGTCGCCGGCCAGTTCGGGACCTTCTGGCAGGCGCTGCAGCACCTCATCCTGCCCGCCTTCACGCTCTCCCTCGGCGGCCTCGCGACCATCGCCCGCTTCACCCGCTCGTCCATCATCGAAACCATGCAGCGCGACTTCGTCACCTACGAGGAGGCGGTCGGCTACCCCAAGAGGCGCATCATCCTGCCCTACGTCCTGCGCAACTCGCTGGTCTCGCCGGTGACGCAGATCGGCCTCCTCTTCGGCCAGCTCATCGCCGGCGCGGTCGTCGTGGAATCGATCTTCGACTGGCCCGGCCTCGGCTCCTACCTCGTCGAGGCGATCTTCACCTCCGACTACAAGGCGATCCTCGCCGTGACGCTGGTCGTCGGGGTCATCTACGCGGCGGTGAACATCGTCGTGGACCTGATCCACGGCATCATCGACCCGCGCGTCGCGGACCAGATGTAA
- a CDS encoding ABC transporter permease, with protein MLVLRKLLRDVPAVIGLVIILTIVLSAIFAWQIAPDPDGVFRANILARLQPPSWEHPFGTDNLGRDVLSRVIVGSRTALTIAIGVVVVSMLIGIPLGLYAGYVSGWVSEVIMRLTDIFLAVPQLILALAVAQILSRGIESAMLALALTYWPFFTRTVYSETRRLRSSLFIEAMEGLGASRLRIIVMHILPNVAAPIIVRATIGMGFTILTAATLGFLGIGATPPSPDWGLAIAESRQYLPESWWFATFPGLAILLTVLGFNLFGDGLRDLVDPRLRRSR; from the coding sequence ATGCTGGTCCTCAGGAAGCTCCTGCGCGACGTGCCGGCGGTGATCGGCCTCGTCATCATCCTCACCATCGTCCTGTCGGCGATCTTCGCCTGGCAGATCGCGCCCGACCCGGACGGCGTGTTCCGCGCCAACATCCTCGCCCGCCTCCAGCCGCCGAGCTGGGAGCACCCGTTCGGCACCGACAATCTGGGCCGTGACGTCCTCAGCCGCGTCATCGTCGGCAGCCGCACCGCGCTCACCATCGCGATCGGCGTCGTCGTCGTCTCGATGCTGATCGGCATCCCCCTCGGCCTCTACGCGGGCTACGTGTCGGGCTGGGTGTCGGAGGTGATCATGCGCCTCACGGACATCTTCCTCGCCGTGCCGCAGCTGATCCTCGCGCTCGCCGTGGCGCAGATCCTGTCGCGGGGGATCGAGAGCGCGATGCTGGCGCTCGCCCTCACCTACTGGCCCTTCTTCACCCGCACCGTCTATTCCGAGACGCGGCGGCTGCGCTCCTCCCTCTTCATCGAGGCGATGGAGGGGCTCGGCGCGAGCCGGCTGCGGATCATCGTGATGCACATCCTGCCCAACGTCGCGGCGCCGATCATCGTGCGCGCCACCATCGGCATGGGCTTCACGATCCTCACCGCGGCGACGCTCGGCTTCCTCGGCATCGGCGCGACGCCGCCGTCGCCGGACTGGGGCCTCGCCATCGCCGAGAGCCGGCAGTACCTGCCCGAAAGCTGGTGGTTCGCGACCTTCCCGGGCCTTGCGATCCTCCTCACGGTGCTCGGCTTCAACCTCTTCGGCGACGGCCTCAGGGACCTCGTCGACCCGCGCCTGAGGCGCTCGCGATGA
- a CDS encoding ABC transporter ATP-binding protein, which translates to MTAAALTVEGLKISVPTDEGRARILDYVDFELPRGHVLGIAGESGCGKSTLIKTILGILPRQAVVDSGSVWFRGKDLLTLPRREMRRQIRGSGIGFVPQDPYLALNPVFKVGKQLMEILMWNGMPGEAPDGRMTHARQKRYRAHLVSLLRQVQVPDPEDALERYPHQFSGGQRQRLLIAAALASQPELILADEPTTALDVTTQMQILKLLKELVEKFQASMLFVTHDFGVLAQICDSVSVMYAGQTIESGRASSVIGAPLHPYSRRLIGCHPERSEDIAGIPGQVPSPLDPPGGCRFNPRCDFARPACSAERPPLRQPEAGENRVACVLYE; encoded by the coding sequence ATGACCGCCGCCGCGCTCACCGTCGAGGGCCTCAAGATCTCCGTCCCGACCGACGAGGGCCGGGCAAGGATCCTCGACTACGTCGACTTCGAGCTGCCGCGCGGCCACGTCCTCGGGATCGCCGGCGAATCGGGGTGCGGCAAGTCCACCCTGATCAAGACGATCCTCGGCATCCTGCCGCGGCAGGCAGTCGTTGACAGCGGCAGCGTCTGGTTCCGCGGCAAGGACCTCCTGACCCTGCCGCGCAGGGAGATGCGCCGGCAGATCCGCGGCAGCGGCATCGGCTTCGTCCCGCAGGACCCGTACCTGGCGCTCAACCCGGTCTTCAAGGTCGGCAAGCAGCTCATGGAAATCCTGATGTGGAACGGGATGCCGGGCGAGGCGCCGGACGGGCGGATGACCCACGCCAGGCAGAAGCGCTACCGGGCCCACCTCGTCTCCCTGCTGCGCCAGGTCCAGGTGCCGGACCCGGAGGACGCGCTGGAGCGCTATCCGCACCAGTTCTCCGGCGGCCAGCGCCAGCGCCTGCTGATCGCCGCCGCGCTCGCCTCGCAGCCCGAGCTGATCCTCGCCGACGAGCCGACCACCGCGCTCGACGTGACGACGCAGATGCAGATCCTCAAGCTCCTCAAGGAGCTGGTGGAGAAGTTCCAGGCCTCGATGCTGTTCGTCACGCACGACTTCGGCGTGCTGGCGCAGATCTGCGACTCGGTGTCGGTGATGTACGCGGGGCAGACGATCGAGTCCGGCCGCGCCTCCAGCGTCATCGGCGCGCCGCTGCACCCCTACTCGCGGCGCCTGATCGGCTGCCATCCGGAGCGCTCGGAGGACATCGCCGGGATCCCGGGGCAGGTCCCCTCGCCGCTCGACCCGCCCGGCGGGTGCCGCTTCAACCCGCGCTGCGACTTCGCGAGGCCCGCCTGCTCCGCCGAGAGGCCGCCGCTGCGCCAGCCCGAGGCGGGCGAGAACCGCGTCGCCTGTGTCCTTTATGAGTGA
- a CDS encoding ABC transporter ATP-binding protein: protein MREPVLQLSRIVTEFRGTKRFLAPAPPPIVAVNDVSLEVNEGEVLGLVGESGCGKSTLAKTILGLYREKSGDILLNGKEVSGVEPRRARRLRSDIQYVHQDPGAALDPWWRVGGILHESLRINGMTDRGERDRLIDEMLEAVGLAPSFKRRYPHELSGGQQRRVGLARTLILRPRLIILDEPTSGLDLSVQATVLRLMRDIREQFGLTYIFISHDLSVVERMCDRVAIMYLGRIVELGTTGEVFARPRHPYTHALLEAAPSLEPGQLDRAKMIEGDPPSVRKVPAGCAFHTRCDYSEAACVEAVPPLEETDGHLVRCIRWPELRARLATA, encoded by the coding sequence ATGCGCGAACCCGTCCTTCAGCTCAGCCGCATCGTGACCGAGTTCCGCGGCACGAAGCGGTTCCTCGCGCCGGCGCCGCCGCCGATCGTCGCCGTCAACGACGTGAGCCTCGAGGTGAACGAGGGCGAGGTGCTGGGCCTCGTCGGCGAATCGGGCTGCGGCAAGTCCACGCTCGCCAAGACGATCCTCGGCCTTTACCGGGAGAAGTCCGGCGACATCCTGCTCAACGGCAAGGAGGTCTCCGGCGTCGAGCCGCGCCGCGCGCGCCGGCTGCGCAGCGACATCCAGTACGTCCACCAGGACCCCGGCGCGGCGCTCGACCCGTGGTGGCGCGTCGGAGGAATCCTGCACGAGTCGCTGCGCATCAACGGCATGACGGACCGCGGCGAGCGCGACCGGCTGATCGACGAGATGCTGGAGGCGGTCGGCCTCGCGCCGTCCTTCAAGCGGCGCTACCCGCATGAGCTCTCCGGCGGCCAGCAGCGCCGCGTGGGCCTTGCGAGGACGCTCATCCTGCGGCCGCGGCTCATCATCCTCGACGAGCCGACGTCGGGGCTCGACCTGTCGGTGCAGGCGACGGTGCTGCGGCTGATGCGCGACATCCGCGAGCAGTTCGGGCTGACGTACATCTTCATCAGCCACGACCTTTCCGTGGTGGAGCGCATGTGCGACCGGGTCGCCATCATGTACCTCGGCCGCATCGTCGAGCTCGGCACCACCGGGGAGGTCTTCGCCCGGCCGCGACACCCGTACACCCACGCCCTCCTGGAGGCGGCTCCCTCGCTCGAACCCGGTCAGCTCGACCGCGCGAAGATGATCGAAGGCGACCCGCCGAGCGTGCGCAAGGTGCCCGCCGGGTGCGCCTTCCACACCCGCTGCGACTACTCCGAGGCGGCGTGTGTCGAGGCCGTGCCGCCGCTGGAGGAGACCGACGGTCACCTCGTGCGGTGCATCCGCTGGCCCGAGCTGCGCGCCCGCCTCGCCACGGCCTGA
- a CDS encoding ABC transporter ATP-binding protein codes for MSAAPSILRVEKLRRWFPVRGLFGRRVGEIRALDDVTFDLRPGEILGLVGESGCGKSTLGKTIMGIEQPDAGEIWFEGEQIAGLSPRAARGVRRHLQYAYQDPGASLDPRWTIGRSLQEPLIVHTDLSARARIAKVEEILAAVGLPAGHLDLYPHEISGGQQRRVGLARVLMLNPRVVILDEPTSGLDVSVQATVLNLFRELRDTFDLTYIFISHDLSVVQMMCHRVAVMYLGRIVEIGETADIFHRPQHPYTRSLLDAVPRIGGRRVTETFWLEGEPPDASRLPPGCRFHTRCPRADDLCRRVEPALELKGAQSAACHHTDFDGGAATGRAPLQAPA; via the coding sequence ATGAGCGCGGCGCCCTCCATCCTGCGCGTCGAGAAGCTGCGCCGCTGGTTCCCGGTCCGGGGCCTCTTCGGCCGGCGCGTCGGCGAGATCCGCGCGCTCGACGACGTCACCTTCGACCTGCGACCGGGGGAGATCCTCGGCCTCGTCGGCGAGTCGGGCTGCGGCAAGTCCACGCTCGGCAAGACGATCATGGGGATCGAGCAGCCGGATGCGGGCGAGATCTGGTTCGAGGGGGAGCAGATCGCCGGCCTCTCGCCCCGCGCCGCGCGCGGCGTCCGGCGCCACCTTCAGTATGCCTACCAGGATCCCGGCGCCTCGCTGGATCCGCGCTGGACCATCGGCCGGTCGCTGCAGGAGCCGCTCATCGTCCACACCGACCTCTCCGCCAGGGCCCGCATCGCCAAGGTGGAGGAGATCCTCGCGGCCGTCGGCCTGCCCGCCGGCCACCTCGACCTCTACCCGCACGAGATCTCCGGCGGCCAGCAGCGCCGCGTCGGGCTCGCCCGGGTGCTGATGCTGAACCCGCGCGTGGTGATCCTCGACGAGCCGACATCGGGGCTCGACGTCTCTGTTCAGGCGACGGTCCTCAACCTCTTCCGTGAGCTTCGGGACACGTTCGACCTCACGTACATCTTCATCAGCCACGACCTTTCCGTAGTGCAGATGATGTGTCACCGCGTGGCCGTGATGTACCTCGGCCGCATCGTCGAGATCGGCGAGACGGCCGACATCTTCCACCGCCCGCAGCACCCCTACACGCGCTCGCTGCTCGACGCCGTCCCGCGGATCGGCGGGCGGCGCGTGACGGAGACGTTCTGGCTGGAGGGGGAGCCGCCGGATGCGAGCCGCCTGCCGCCGGGCTGCCGGTTCCACACCCGCTGCCCGCGGGCCGACGATCTATGCAGGCGCGTCGAGCCGGCGCTGGAGCTCAAGGGCGCCCAGTCCGCGGCCTGCCACCACACCGATTTCGACGGCGGCGCGGCCACCGGACGGGCGCCGCTTCAGGCGCCCGCGTAA
- a CDS encoding ABC transporter ATP-binding protein → MSLLSVTDLSLGFAGDRSFAHVLDGVNLSIGPGQIMGVVGESGCGKTTLARAILGVLPAHSTRIRGGGISFRGVDMLSPGASADLRGRAVTFVPQDPFSSLNPLFRIGDQIMDLMKFKSPRRKAGPVRFPLFAPYPRRRRKADRARLMEVLEQVQLPQPDRLLKKFPHEVSGGQRQRLMIAMALLPEPDLIIADEPTTALDVTIQAQILGLLRRLANDNGVAVMLTTHDLGSAYEICDAITVMYAGQDVEAAPIDEFFARPAHPYTNALLASLPSEDGSVSGIPGTVPSLTDAPAGCRFHPRCERATAECRTVRPGVTGDPDRHGVRCYHPVQPLGAAA, encoded by the coding sequence ATGAGCCTGCTCTCGGTCACCGACCTCTCGCTGGGCTTTGCCGGCGACCGCAGCTTCGCGCACGTCCTCGACGGGGTGAACCTTTCCATCGGGCCGGGGCAGATCATGGGCGTCGTCGGCGAATCGGGCTGCGGCAAGACCACGCTCGCCCGGGCGATCCTGGGCGTCCTGCCGGCGCATTCCACCCGCATCCGCGGCGGCGGGATCAGTTTCCGGGGCGTCGACATGCTGTCGCCGGGGGCGAGCGCGGACCTGCGCGGCCGGGCGGTCACTTTCGTGCCGCAGGACCCGTTCTCGAGCCTCAATCCGCTGTTCCGGATCGGCGACCAGATCATGGACCTGATGAAGTTCAAGTCGCCGCGGCGCAAGGCCGGCCCGGTCCGCTTCCCGCTGTTCGCGCCGTATCCGCGACGTCGCCGCAAGGCCGACCGCGCGCGGCTCATGGAGGTGCTGGAGCAGGTGCAGCTGCCCCAGCCGGACAGGCTGCTGAAGAAGTTCCCGCACGAGGTGTCCGGCGGGCAGCGCCAGCGGCTGATGATCGCGATGGCGCTGCTGCCGGAGCCGGACCTCATCATCGCCGACGAGCCGACGACCGCGCTCGACGTGACCATTCAGGCGCAGATCCTCGGCCTGCTGCGGCGCCTCGCCAACGACAACGGCGTCGCGGTCATGCTGACGACGCACGACCTCGGCTCGGCCTACGAGATCTGCGACGCGATCACGGTGATGTACGCCGGGCAGGACGTGGAGGCCGCCCCCATCGACGAGTTCTTCGCCCGCCCGGCGCACCCCTACACCAACGCGCTCCTCGCCAGCCTTCCGTCCGAGGACGGGTCGGTATCGGGCATCCCCGGCACCGTGCCGTCGCTGACCGACGCGCCGGCGGGCTGCCGCTTCCACCCGCGCTGCGAGCGGGCGACGGCGGAGTGCCGGACCGTGCGCCCCGGCGTCACGGGCGATCCCGACCGGCACGGGGTGCGCTGCTATCACCCCGTGCAGCCGCTGGGAGCGGCGGCATGA